DNA sequence from the Coturnix japonica isolate 7356 chromosome 3, Coturnix japonica 2.1, whole genome shotgun sequence genome:
ACAACCTGCTGAACTGAAGTCCGCGAAGTCGTCAGAGTCCTGAAAATCAATGCTCTCATCTTGAGATTTTGGCACTGAATCAAAGTCTCCAAATTCACTATCACCACCATTTTCTACCTCAGTAGTATTCTGGAAGTCTAAGCCAGAGGTTTTACTGGTAGCATCACATTCTAAAGTGTCAGCAGTCTGATTTAGTTTAGCTTGATCCAACGTTGTTGGCAGCTGAGAAACAGTATTCGTGTCCCTGAATTCACCAAATGCATCATTACATTTGCTAACATGTGCAGGCTGTTTGGAAGTTCCCTCTAAAGCTGAAGCATTTATTGATTCTTGAGCATTAACGAAAGCAGAAGATGCACTGACTGAACCAAAATCACCGAAGTCATCATCATGTGAGATGTGACGATCTACAACTTCAGTACTACTTCCACCACTCTTAACTTCTTCAGAATCATccacattttctcctttgagATCAGCGCTTAAGCTTTCCACCTCATCAGTTTTGATGTTCCCTGTTCCTGAAAAACCATCAAGCTGAGAAAAATCTCTGCCATTTTCCCCATCatgttgttttctccttccattgttttctccattttcagtAGTGCATATTGAACTTCCAGTTGTTTGAAATGTACTAGAAATAGTAAATTCATTCACTTCCAGTGCTGAGGAATCCTGTTCACAGCTAACTTCTGCAACACAAGTCTCTTCTTCAGTATGAATTGCTCtgtttattctgttgttttcctgaaTGTTCAGAGAGTCTCTTTCACTAAGAATGGTGCATATTGTAGGCCCTGTTCCCTCTACgttgattgtttttctgtttgagaaTGTAGCAAAATCTGCAAAGCCTTCACCTGAGCTAGGAATTGAGTTCAAACTTAGCTCAGCACTATGGCTGCTAACAGTTTTTAGTCCCTTTGAATCACTGATGTTGTCTAGATCTTCTGTTCCCTGAGGATTTACAGGGTCCAATGCTGCAAATCCATTTGTTAGAATCTCTAGACATGGAAGTCTTTCACCATTACAAGCATCTATTTGCTCATCCTGGCTTTCAACTACTATATCAGTTCTAACATCAGAAGAAAACCCCTCTGATTTcccagtgttttctctttgttcctcTCTCTTGTTTACATCTTCTAAACTTACATCAAAAGCAGTACCTGAAGTTCTACACgtagatttttctttgctggtaCTAGTAGCTAACGTATCGGAAAGTTCCTTAGGAGAAGTAGGAAGCTCTGCAATGCAgtctttaacatttttaacagaTGTGAAAGTTGCAATGCTAGCTACATTGTCAGAATAATCATGAAGGGGTATAAAATGATTTGTGGGTATAAATTCCTCCTTTGCATGGCTGTATTCTGCTGCATCAAAATCGGCAAAAGCTACACCAG
Encoded proteins:
- the AFTPH gene encoding aftiphilin isoform X1, which gives rise to MEPDIIRMYSSSPPPLDNGADDDDEDEFGEFGGFSGVSTAGVAFADFDAAEYSHAKEEFIPTNHFIPLHDYSDNVASIATFTSVKNVKDCIAELPTSPKELSDTLATSTSKEKSTCRTSGTAFDVSLEDVNKREEQRENTGKSEGFSSDVRTDIVVESQDEQIDACNGERLPCLEILTNGFAALDPVNPQGTEDLDNISDSKGLKTVSSHSAELSLNSIPSSGEGFADFATFSNRKTINVEGTGPTICTILSERDSLNIQENNRINRAIHTEEETCVAEVSCEQDSSALEVNEFTISSTFQTTGSSICTTENGENNGRRKQHDGENGRDFSQLDGFSGTGNIKTDEVESLSADLKGENVDDSEEVKSGGSSTEVVDRHISHDDDFGDFGSVSASSAFVNAQESINASALEGTSKQPAHVSKCNDAFGEFRDTNTVSQLPTTLDQAKLNQTADTLECDATSKTSGLDFQNTTEVENGGDSEFGDFDSVPKSQDESIDFQDSDDFADFSSAGCNQATDWNAFEDEEKDDCSWAAFGDEQAGESHHRKETWQSHRTDTSARIDGPALHKTDSFASASFQGTTSKQSQEPAPSVQTTLLCRLERIFEVCFPSMPVVEIEKEIISLNDLLEAGEKQAATEETLANTGELTDVWTELQDIHDAYGLRYQWGGSHSNKKLLCSLGIDTRNILFTGNKKQPVIVPMYAAGLGMLEPTKEPLKPISAAEKIASIGQTPPVSPEMNPCASDQFQESLPPVQFDWSSSGLTNPLDASGGSTLLNLDFFGPVDDSSSNSTTTIPGVDPELYELTTSKLETSNASSRVTDAFARLMSTVEKASTSTRKPKKEEHLSEEAAKVISSLPDLTFMHAKVLMFPATLTPSTSCQEKVD
- the AFTPH gene encoding aftiphilin isoform X3, which gives rise to MEPDIIRMYSSSPPPLDNGADDDDEDEFGEFGGFSGVSTAGVAFADFDAAEYSHAKEEFIPTNHFIPLHDYSDNVASIATFTSVKNVKDCIAELPTSPKELSDTLATSTSKEKSTCRTSGTAFDVSLEDVNKREEQRENTGKSEGFSSDVRTDIVVESQDEQIDACNGERLPCLEILTNGFAALDPVNPQGTEDLDNISDSKGLKTVSSHSAELSLNSIPSSGEGFADFATFSNRKTINVEGTGPTICTILSERDSLNIQENNRINRAIHTEEETCVAEVSCEQDSSALEVNEFTISSTFQTTGSSICTTENGENNGRRKQHDGENGRDFSQLDGFSGTGNIKTDEVESLSADLKGENVDDSEEVKSGGSSTEVVDRHISHDDDFGDFGSVSASSAFVNAQESINASALEGTSKQPAHVSKCNDAFGEFRDTNTVSQLPTTLDQAKLNQTADTLECDATSKTSGLDFQNTTEVENGGDSEFGDFDSVPKSQDESIDFQDSDDFADFSSAGCNQATDWNAFEDEEKDDCSWAAFGDEQAGESHHRKETWQSHRTDTSARIDGPALHKTDSFASASFQGTTSKQSQEPAPSVQTTLLCRLERIFEVCFPSMPVVEIEKEIISLNDLLEAGEKQAATEETLANTGELTDVWTELQDIHDAYGLRYQWGGSHSNKKLLCSLGIDTRNILFTGNKKQPVIVPMYAAGLGMLEPTKEPLKPISAAEKIASIGQTPPVSPEMNPCASDQFQVWILSCMN
- the AFTPH gene encoding aftiphilin isoform X2, translated to MEPDIIRMYSSSPPPLDNGADDDDEDEFGEFGGFSGVSTAGVAFADFDAAEYSHAKEEFIPTNHFIPLHDYSDNVASIATFTSVKNVKDCIAELPTSPKELSDTLATSTSKEKSTCRTSGTAFDVSLEDVNKREEQRENTGKSEGFSSDVRTDIVVESQDEQIDACNGERLPCLEILTNGFAALDPVNPQGTEDLDNISDSKGLKTVSSHSAELSLNSIPSSGEGFADFATFSNRKTINVEGTGPTICTILSERDSLNIQENNRINRAIHTEEETCVAEVSCEQDSSALEVNEFTISSTFQTTGSSICTTENGENNGRRKQHDGENGRDFSQLDGFSGTGNIKTDEVESLSADLKGENVDDSEEVKSGGSSTEVVDRHISHDDDFGDFGSVSASSAFVNAQESINASALEGTSKQPAHVSKCNDAFGEFRDTNTVSQLPTTLDQAKLNQTADTLECDATSKTSGLDFQNTTEVENGGDSEFGDFDSVPKSQDESIDFQDSDDFADFSSAGCNQATDWNAFEDEEKDDCSWAAFGDEQAGESHHRKETWQSHRTDTSARIDGPALHKTDSFASASFQGTTSKQSQEPAPSVQTTLLCRLERIFEVCFPSMPVVEIEKEIISLNDLLEAGEKQAATEETLANTGELTDVWTELQDIHDAYGLRYQWGGSHSNKKLLCSLGIDTRNILFTGNKKQPVIVPMYAAGLGMLEPTKEPLKPISAAEKIASIGQTPPVSPEMNPCASDQFQESLPPVQFDWSSSGLTNPLDGVDPELYELTTSKLETSNASSRVTDAFARLMSTVEKASTSTRKPKKEEHLSEEAAKVISSLPDLTFMHAKVLMFPATLTPSTSCQEKVD